GCACCAAGGAGAGCACGCCCCGACTCGCCCTGTCAACGCCTGTTGGCCTACACTTGTTGGCATGACCAAGGCGAAGCGCTCGGACACCACGAAGGAGGCGATCCTCGCCGCCGCCCGCGAGCGCTTCGCCGAGGACGGCTACGAGCGCGCGACGATCCGGGCCATCGCGGCGGACGCCGACATCGACCCGTCGATGGTCATGCGCTACTTCGGCAACAAGGAGAAGCTCTTCGCGGCGGCGGCCGAGTTCGACCTGCGCCTACCGGACGTCACGACCATGCCCGAGGCCGAGGTCGGCCACCGCCTGGCCGGGCACGTCATCGACCGGTGGGACGGCGACGAGACCCTGATGGCCCTGCTCCGGGCAGCCGTCACCAACACGACCGCCGTAGAACGGATGCGCGAGATCTTCGCCTCGCAGCTGGGACCGGCGGTCGCGGCGGTCGCGCCCGACGCGATCGGGACACGGGCCGGGTTGGTGGCCACGCAGGTGCTGGGCATCGCCCTGTCCCGGTACGTGCTGCGACTGCCGCCGGTGGTGGAGATGAGCCGGGACGAGCTGGTGGCGTGGGTCGGCCCCACCCTCCAGCGCTACCTGACGGGTACCGCTTAGTCCCCGCGCTTGCGCGCGGCCCGCAGCTCCGCCGTCGCCGCCCGGTAGGCCGGGGTGGCGTGGGCGAAGTAGTCGAAGAGGGTGTCCAACTGCTCCTCGCTGTAGCGGGCGAGGACTTCGGCGATCTTGGCCCGAGCGGGGGTCACGACCTCGTCTATGCGCGCCAAGGCCTCCGGGACGACCTCGACCCGCACCTTGCGTCGGTCGGCCGGGTCGGCGGTCCGCCGCACGTAGCCGGCGCGTTCCAGCCGGTCGATCAGGCGGGTGGTGGCGCCGGTGGTGAGGCCGGTCGCGGTGGCCAGTTCGCCCGAGGTGAGCGGGCCGTCGAGGGAGATCTGGCTCAGGGCGTACCACTCGGTCGCGTGCAGGCCGGCGGCCTCGGCCCCGGCCATCCCGTGCAGCCCCACCGCGTCCAGGTAGGCGCGGAAGACCAGGTGTCGGTCGCTTGCCATGTAACCCTCCCGTGCCTAGTATCTGCACGTGTGCAGAGATTGCACACGTGCAGATACTGCATCAAGTACGAGGAGGAATCATGCCCGACCGCAACGCCGTGCTCACCGTCCTGTCCGACCTGGTCGACGCCTGGAGGCGGCACGACGCCGACGCGTACGGCGAACTGTTCACCGAGGACGCCACCTACGTGACCTTCGTCGGCACGCGCTACCAGGGCCGGACCGAGATCGTGGAGAGCCACCGGACGCTGTTCGAGAAGTTCCTCAAGGGCACCCGATTGGCCGACGAGGTGGTCGACGTCCGCTTCCTGACCCCGGACACGGCGGTGGTGACCGGTCGCGGCGACACCTACAAGGGCACCCCGCCCAAGAAGCTGACCAAGGTCCAGACCTACACCCTCGTGCGCCAGGACGACCGGTGGCGCATCGCGGCCTTCCACAACACCAAGCGCAAGCCGGTGATGGAGGCGATCTCGTTCCGCGCGGCCCCGGCGTTGCGTCCCACCGAGCGGACCGCGTGATCGTCACCCCTATAGTCGTTCGAAAGGAACCGAACTACGAAGGGACGTGACCCGCATGGCCGAGGCACTGGGGGAGTTCAACCAGCGACTGGTCGCCGAGTTCCGCGCCAACGGCGGACGCGTCGGCGGCCGGTTCGAAGGCGCGAACCTGCTGCTGCTCACCACCGTGGGCGCGAAGAGCGGCCAGGAGCGGGTGTCACCGCTGGCCTACACGCGCGACGGCGACCGGTACGTCGTGGCAGGCTCCTACGCGGGCTCGCCCAAGCACCCGGCGTGGTACTTCAACATCCTGGCCAACCCGAAGGTCACCCTGGAGGTGGGCGAGGAGACCTTCGAGGCGACCGCGACCGTCATCGAGGACCGGGCCGAGCGCGACCGGCTGTA
This DNA window, taken from Saccharothrix variisporea, encodes the following:
- a CDS encoding nitroreductase family deazaflavin-dependent oxidoreductase, which codes for MAEALGEFNQRLVAEFRANGGRVGGRFEGANLLLLTTVGAKSGQERVSPLAYTRDGDRYVVAGSYAGSPKHPAWYFNILANPKVTLEVGEETFEATATVIEDRAERDRLYAGMVAYSPVFAEYEKKTERVIPVVVFERV
- a CDS encoding MarR family winged helix-turn-helix transcriptional regulator, yielding MASDRHLVFRAYLDAVGLHGMAGAEAAGLHATEWYALSQISLDGPLTSGELATATGLTTGATTRLIDRLERAGYVRRTADPADRRKVRVEVVPEALARIDEVVTPARAKIAEVLARYSEEQLDTLFDYFAHATPAYRAATAELRAARKRGD
- a CDS encoding TetR/AcrR family transcriptional regulator, with the protein product MTKAKRSDTTKEAILAAARERFAEDGYERATIRAIAADADIDPSMVMRYFGNKEKLFAAAAEFDLRLPDVTTMPEAEVGHRLAGHVIDRWDGDETLMALLRAAVTNTTAVERMREIFASQLGPAVAAVAPDAIGTRAGLVATQVLGIALSRYVLRLPPVVEMSRDELVAWVGPTLQRYLTGTA
- a CDS encoding SgcJ/EcaC family oxidoreductase, with the protein product MPDRNAVLTVLSDLVDAWRRHDADAYGELFTEDATYVTFVGTRYQGRTEIVESHRTLFEKFLKGTRLADEVVDVRFLTPDTAVVTGRGDTYKGTPPKKLTKVQTYTLVRQDDRWRIAAFHNTKRKPVMEAISFRAAPALRPTERTA